A stretch of Eubalaena glacialis isolate mEubGla1 chromosome 10, mEubGla1.1.hap2.+ XY, whole genome shotgun sequence DNA encodes these proteins:
- the LRRC51 gene encoding leucine-rich repeat-containing protein 51 isoform X3, whose product MSQSLWLNNNVLNDLRDFNHVVSQLLEHPENLAWIDLSFNDLTSIDPVLTTFFNLSVLYLHGNSIQRLGEVNKLAVLPRLRSLTLHGNPIEEEKGYRQYVLCTLPRITTFDFSGVTKADRTTAEVWKRMNIKPKKVWIKHNAL is encoded by the exons ATGTCTCAGTCCCTGTGGCTGAACAACAATGTCCTCAATGACCTGAGAGACTTCAACCATGTGGTTTCACAGCTTCTGGAGCATCCGGAGAACCTGGCCTGGATTGACCTGTCCTTCAACGACCTGACTTCCATTGACCCT GTCCTGACAACTTTCTTCAACTTGAGTGTGCTCTACCTCCATGGCAACAGCATCCAGCGCCTTGGAGAGGTGAACAAGCTGGCTGTCCTCCCTCGGCTCCGCAGCCTGACACTCCATGGGAACCCCATAGAGGAAGAGAAGGGGTATAG GCAATATGTGCTGTGCACCCTGCCCCGTATCACCACGTTCGACTTCAGTGGGGTCACCAAGGCAGACCGCACAACAGCTGAAGTGTGGAAACGCATGAACATCAAACCCAAGAAGGTCTGGATCAAGCACAACGCACTCTGA
- the LRRC51 gene encoding leucine-rich repeat-containing protein 51 isoform X2 codes for MVEFQASVTDLLSEEPRTGLRPLRHAKSGKSMSQSLWLNNNVLNDLRDFNHVVSQLLEHPENLAWIDLSFNDLTSIDPVLTTFFNLSVLYLHGNSIQRLGEVNKLAVLPRLRSLTLHGNPIEEEKGYRQYVLCTLPRITTFDFSGVTKADRTTAEVWKRMNIKPKKVWIKHNAL; via the exons ATGGTGGAGTTTCAGGCATCAGTGACAG ATCTGTTAAGCGAGGAGCCACGGACAGGGCTACGACCACTAAGGCACGCAAAGTCAGGGAAGTCAATGTCTCAGTCCCTGTGGCTGAACAACAATGTCCTCAATGACCTGAGAGACTTCAACCATGTGGTTTCACAGCTTCTGGAGCATCCGGAGAACCTGGCCTGGATTGACCTGTCCTTCAACGACCTGACTTCCATTGACCCT GTCCTGACAACTTTCTTCAACTTGAGTGTGCTCTACCTCCATGGCAACAGCATCCAGCGCCTTGGAGAGGTGAACAAGCTGGCTGTCCTCCCTCGGCTCCGCAGCCTGACACTCCATGGGAACCCCATAGAGGAAGAGAAGGGGTATAG GCAATATGTGCTGTGCACCCTGCCCCGTATCACCACGTTCGACTTCAGTGGGGTCACCAAGGCAGACCGCACAACAGCTGAAGTGTGGAAACGCATGAACATCAAACCCAAGAAGGTCTGGATCAAGCACAACGCACTCTGA
- the LRRC51 gene encoding leucine-rich repeat-containing protein 51 isoform X1, whose amino-acid sequence MNKQDYMNTSVQEPPLDYSFRSIHVTQDLLSEEPRTGLRPLRHAKSGKSMSQSLWLNNNVLNDLRDFNHVVSQLLEHPENLAWIDLSFNDLTSIDPVLTTFFNLSVLYLHGNSIQRLGEVNKLAVLPRLRSLTLHGNPIEEEKGYRQYVLCTLPRITTFDFSGVTKADRTTAEVWKRMNIKPKKVWIKHNAL is encoded by the exons ATGAACAAACAGGACTATATGAACACTTCGGTGCAAGAGCCCCCTCTTGACTACTCCTTCCGAAGCATCCACGTGACCCAAG ATCTGTTAAGCGAGGAGCCACGGACAGGGCTACGACCACTAAGGCACGCAAAGTCAGGGAAGTCAATGTCTCAGTCCCTGTGGCTGAACAACAATGTCCTCAATGACCTGAGAGACTTCAACCATGTGGTTTCACAGCTTCTGGAGCATCCGGAGAACCTGGCCTGGATTGACCTGTCCTTCAACGACCTGACTTCCATTGACCCT GTCCTGACAACTTTCTTCAACTTGAGTGTGCTCTACCTCCATGGCAACAGCATCCAGCGCCTTGGAGAGGTGAACAAGCTGGCTGTCCTCCCTCGGCTCCGCAGCCTGACACTCCATGGGAACCCCATAGAGGAAGAGAAGGGGTATAG GCAATATGTGCTGTGCACCCTGCCCCGTATCACCACGTTCGACTTCAGTGGGGTCACCAAGGCAGACCGCACAACAGCTGAAGTGTGGAAACGCATGAACATCAAACCCAAGAAGGTCTGGATCAAGCACAACGCACTCTGA